A genomic window from Heptranchias perlo isolate sHepPer1 chromosome 20, sHepPer1.hap1, whole genome shotgun sequence includes:
- the LOC137335683 gene encoding neuropeptide Y receptor type 1-like — translation MDQSVNRSVKLQPAPWPNVSLLAEQFQFCSDSVSSATFLIVAYSAVMAVGMIGNMCLVLVITRQKEMRNVTNILIANLSCSDILISTICLPVTVIYTMMDRWILGAVLCKLTPFVQCMSVTVSILSLVLIALERHQLIINPTGWKPVVGHAYLAVAVSWLVGCFISLPFVSFNILTSEPYANLSLLLDMFGDHAACIERWPSEQHKLAYTTCLLVFQYGLPLLLMLTCYFRIFLRLRRRREMVDRARDGNCKVCHSRKINAMLASIVAAFGLCWLPLTVFNTVFDWDHEAISICHYNLIFSLCHLTAMLSTCVNPVIYGFLNTNFQKEVKAMLYRCRCGSTSESYESFPLSTVNTELSKASLRLSCANNNV, via the coding sequence ATGGATCAGAGCGTCAACCGTTCCGTGAAGCTGCAGCCCGCCCCCTGGCCCAACGTCTCCCTCCTGGCGGAGCAGTTCCAGTTCTGCTCCGACTCGGTGAGCAGCGCCACCTTCCTCATTGTGGCCTACAGTGCGGTGATGGCAGTGGGCATGATCGGCAACATGTGCCTGGTTCTGGTCATCACGAGGCAGAAGGAGATGCGCAATGTGACCAACATCCTGATCGCCAACCTGTCCTGCTCCGACATCCTCATCTCCACCATCTGCCTGCCGGTGACGGTGATTTACACCATGATGGACCGTTGGATCCTTGGCGCTGTGCTTTGCAAGCTGACCCCATTCGTCCAGTGCATGTCCGTCACCGTCTCCATTCTGTCCTTGGTCCTGATTGCTTTGGAGAGACACCAGCTGATCATCAACCCAACCGGTTGGAAGCCAGTGGTGGGCCACGCCTACTTGGCGGTAGCCGTCAGCTGGCTGGTGGGATGCTTCATCTCGCTGCCCTTCGTGTCCTTCAATATCCTGACCAGCGAGCCCTACGCCAACCTCTCCTTGCTGCTGGACATGTTTGGGGACCACGCGGCCTGCATCGAGCGCTGGCCTTCGGAGCAGCACAAGCTGGCCTACACCACCTGCCTCCTGGTCTTCCAGTACGGCCTGCCGCTGCTCCTGATGCTCACCTGCTACTTCCGGATCTTCCTGCGTCTCCGGAGGCGCCGGGAGATGGTGGACCGGGCGCGGGACGGCAACTGCAAGGTTTGCCACAGCCGGAAGATCAACGCCATGCTGGCGTCCATCGTGGCCGCCTTCGGCCTCTGCTGGCTGCCGCTGACCGTCTTCAACACTGTCTTCGACTGGGACCACGAGGCCATTTCCATCTGCCACTACAACCTGATCTTCTCCCTCTGCCACCTGACGGCCATGCTGTCCACCTGCGTCAACCCCGTCATCTACGGCTTCCTCAACACCAACTTCCAGAAGGAGGTCAAGGCCATGCTGTACCGCTGCCGCTGTGGCTCCACCTCCGAAAGCTACGAGAGCTTCCCGCTCTCCACAGTCAACACCGAGCTCTCCAAAGCTTCCCTGCGCCTCTCCTGCGCCAACAATAACGTCTAA